One segment of Chelmon rostratus isolate fCheRos1 chromosome 17, fCheRos1.pri, whole genome shotgun sequence DNA contains the following:
- the LOC121621463 gene encoding sterile alpha motif domain-containing protein 9-like, producing the protein MESGSSEAGWRDLSCDRWTEIHVSAWLRFIGMKDKYVTKLEEEEVTGPVLTTLQSEYLSTTIGMRSGQIEHLLKKRDELLLSEQKKQKKGSDLSSEGGGDMREKVLHLGQEPNPPSQQPADPAEREDIPVECNDSSASAGAPLSFCDYQNFDQPETNCRYVKHNVLLPETGIENMMIPCHEYKSLETAHKLDSKKLQSKVGSEVLRFACACMNMRTNGTIHFGIMDKIKGKHKHGEIIGVPVGSLHDYVDALDYIERCFKDSNQQCDARKCIRNPRFVEVFDKEATEKTWVIEYDVVPKASIVKGKLYSVGVPKFSEKANKVIYEKKVAYYRVGANTPQITDDNLVHFIQQLSEKDQQREEAECSRSQTTVECVEDQSRKLSILLTCGKTHMDNSLFYIIVTNKFQPEHLGSISFLFHMNLFCVFDFDPDSKTSGLCGKYKEQKVVTLHFLENYANNDGLKTAEFVNNLQLFERTSWIFCNGRKDFPGGEETCDEKTWIKTRKKKLKKAVSVICNDILPRSSFVVLFLLMSDVEQPLVDTFHEFYAEMNGLDFLAVISESKENYKKWSSLAKASCDTSSLKDISIVEMPLTHVDATVQSIQLSKNQPTRTLPVLNGGVCFLKSVEEAMLDSLEVISVDQCDDTKLEVMSEDEIQQIESYFYRGGKIDWINFWLADKHRCGNIIQRDAFNEASTILDKMAHLTKAIRPIESVNIYHHPGSGGSTVARQILWSWRKKVRCAVVKQCKEITTVCEHAVRLREHDEKDKNNCLPVLLLLEDRNADYIYDLRRELGNVIAIKKISPSVLCFILLICNRSNDPGRMCKASPSQTVAVTHKLSSVEKQLFSKKHEQLKLQFEPDFILTFVLLSEGFEPSYIENFVKNLLDKIDHSSPTTRLIRFVALLNSYVGDSYLSVSHCEASLGMATHVDRARYHAFVDHLSEEARLIFIHLKEGSTHISSIRIIHTLVAKEILSQLSANLPQSDIAMDLINDKVLISHRFGRDEFLKFIRALFIRRNKKSRGDPVDTTFSPLIEHVSTEGGGVQKAVDLMKAAHIALGKDPYVAQQLARLLYTNLRFEEALEWAEEAKSLLPYDTFVLDTLGQVYKWWFYHLYDTLEEKEPSPERAVEIISTALKGISAFRASEKTPKKETVSLNSSYQGEVDVGCRLLKFLSGVDVFLNSTGKSELMQYLLTDYIPAEVKQPWQRFHQQLKGLQRSLGHALECISEDLSYFQTDISEEVEELDARDPEQVYNPREWLTRKSAVYAGFFCDTSDESDQGEESNSADISSPEKLSAFQRQMRTYKLGGGNFTSILSLLYDKNPQRAGKKLETIIGMYPENLTRNCLDQKELANYIICQIALNCTLPGSLKLMSLEKLQDLSKRFITKGRNMSTASALFLLSLLFWPETRNELNTADTQIFLSAIDALQKLCWQKSQDASQRKSKIMTHFFLAKAKGLNKIVHRTAIEKQIKGTLSERKLKWLGGEVWKTKEVVQLLQRVEGWTENGDLFVKGGTRDNKIRVFPRYSASLPNGNENVTFYLGFSFDGVLAFDIRVME; encoded by the exons ATGGAAAGCGGCTCTTCGGAGGCAG GGTGGCGTGATCTGTCCtgtgacagatggacagagattCATGTGAGCGCCTGGTTGAGATTCATTGGAATGAAAGACAAGTACGTTACAAaactggaagaggaggaggtgacagGGCCAGTTCTCACAACTCTACAGAGCGAATACCTCAGCACCACAATTGGAATGAGAAGTGGCCAAATTGAACACCTACTGAAGAAAAGAGATGAGCTTTTACTGtcagaacagaagaaacagaaaaaaggaagtgaTTTAAGtagtgaaggtggaggtgacaTGAGAGAAAAGGTGTTACATCTAGGACAGGAACCGAACCCCCCTTCACAACAACCTGCTGACCCAGCAGAAAGGGAGGATATTCCTGTGGAGTGCAATGACAGCTCAGCGTCTGCAGGAGCACCTTTATCTTTCTGTGACTATCAGAACTTTGACCAGCCTGAAACAAACTGCAGATATGTCAAACACAATGTGCTACTTCCAGAGACAGGAattgaaaacatgatgattcCATGTCATGAATACAAGTCTCTAGAGACCGCGCACAAACTCGACTCAAAAAAGCTACAATCAAAAGTAGGAAGTGAGGTGTTAAGAtttgcgtgtgcatgcatgaacaTGCGAACCAATGGGACGATCCATTTTGGGATTATGGATAAAATTAAAGGCAAACATAAGCATGGTGAAATAATAGGAGTGCCTGTCGGGAGTCTACATGATTATGTTGACGCACTAGACTACATTGAAAGATGCTTCAAAGATTCAAATCAACAATGCGATGCCAGGAAGTGCATAAGGAACCCCCGATTCGTTGAGGTCTTTGACAAGGAAGCTACAGAGAAAACATGGGTCATTGAATATGATGTCGTCCCAAAAGCAAGCATTGTGAAAGGCAAGCTTTACTCTGTCGGTGTCCCGAAATTCTCTGAGAAGGCCAACAAAGTCATCTATGAAAAGAAAGTTGCTTATTACAGAGTAGGAGCTAACACACCACAAATCACTGATGACAACCTCGTTCATTTCATTCAACAACTGAGCGAGAAAGAccaacagagagaagaggcagaatGTTCACGCAGTCAAACAACTGTTGAGTGTGTAGAGGATCAAAGCAGGAAACTTTCCATCCTCTTAACATGCgggaaaacacacatggacaacTCTCTGTTCTACATCATAGTGACCAACAAATTTCAGCCCGAGCATCTCGGCAGCATAAGCTTCCTTTTTCACATGAATctattctgtgtgtttgattttgacCCTGATTCAAAAACGTCTGGTCTTTGTGGTAAATATAAGGAGCAGAAGGTTGTAACCCTCCACTTTCTTGAAAACTATGCAAATAATGATGGGCTGAAAACTGCCGAATTCGTTAACAatttgcagctgtttgagaGAACAAGCTGGATCTTCTGCAACGGGAGAAAAGACTTCCCTGGTGGCGAGGAAACCTGTGATGAAAAAACCTGGATCAAAACGagaaagaagaaactgaaaaagGCAGTGTCCGTCATCTGCAATGACATCCTTCCCAGGAGTTCATTTGTAGTCCTCTTCCTGCTCATGTCTGACGTTGAGCAGCCACTTGTTGATACGTTTCATGAATTCTATGCAGAGATGAATGGACTTGATTTTTTGGCAGTCATATCAGAGTCAAAGGAAAACTACAAAAAGTGGTCAAGTCTTGCCAAGGCGTCTTGTGACACGTCTTCACTCAAAGACATCAGCATTGTTGAAATGCCACTGACTCACGTGGATGCCACTGTCCAAAGCATTCAGCTCTCGAAGAATCAACCCACGAGAACACTGCCAGTCTTAAATGGAGGAGTGTGCTTCCTAAAGTCCGTTGAAGAGGCCATGCTGGATTCTTTGGAAGTCATCAGTGTTGACCAGTGTGATGATACAAAGCTGGAGGTCATGAGTGAGGACGAAATCCAACAAATTGAGAGCTACTTCTATCGAGGTGGAAAGATAGACTGGATCAATTTCTGGCTCgctgacaaacacagatgtgGAAATATCATACAGAGGGATGCCTTTAACGAAGCAAGCACAATCCTGGACAAGATGGCACATCTTACCAAAGCCATACGTCCCATTGAGAGCGTGAACATATACCATCATCCTGGCAGTGGTGGAAGCACAGTGGCACGACAGATCCTGTGGAGTTGGAGAAAAAAAGTACGATGTGCAGTTGTTAAGCAGTGTAAGGAAATCACaactgtgtgtgagcatgcagtGAGACTGAGAGAACATGAcgagaaagacaaaaacaactgtcTGCCAGTGCTCTTGCTCTTGGAGGACCGCAATGCAGATTACATATATGATCTCAGACGGGAGCTTGGAAATGTCATTGCGATCAAAAAAATAAGTCCCTCTGTGTTGTGCTTTATCCTCCTCATCTGCAACAGGTCGAATGATCCGGGAAGAATGTGCAAAGCATCACCTTCTCAAACAGTAGCAGTCACACATAAGCTTTCAAGTGTAGAGAAGCAGTTGTTCTCAAAAAAGCACGAGCAACTCAAGCTGCAGTTTGAACCAGACTTCATCCTCACGTTTGTGCTGCTGAGTGAAGGGTTCGAGCCGAGTTACATTGAAAATTTTGTGAAAAACCTCCTGGATAAGATTGATCATTCGTCACCTACCACTCGCCTCATCAGATTTGTGGCTCTCTTGAACAGCTATGTTGGAGATTCATACCTGTCAGTATCACACTGCGAGGCCTCTCTTGGCATGGCCACCCATGTGGACAGAGCTCGGTACCATGCATTTGTGGATCACCTCAGTGAGGAAGCTAGGCTTATTTTCATCCACCTCAAAGAGGGTTCGACACATATCTCATCAATACGGATTATTCACACGCTGGTGGCAAAGGAAATTCTGAGTCAGCTGTCCGCAAATTTGCCTCAGAGTGATATTGCCATGGATCTCATCAATGACAAAGTACTCATCAGTCATAGGTTTGGCAGAGATGAGTTCCTGAAGTTCATCAGAGCTCTTTTCATCAGACGCAacaagaagagcagaggagaccCTGTAGACACAACTTTTTCACCCCTTATTGAGCATGTCAGCACCGAAGGAGGCGGTGTTCAGAAGGCTGTTGATCTCATGAAAGCTGCCCACATAGCTTTGGGAAAAGATCCGTACGTGGCGCAACAGCTTGCCCGGCTGCTTTACACAAATTTGAGATTTGAAGAAGCCCTAGAATGGGCAGAGGAAGCAAAATCTCTTCTTCCATATGATACATTTGTCCTTGACACCCTTGGACAAGTTTACAAGTGGTGGTTTTACCACTTGTATGACACCCTTGAGGAGAAAGAACCATCCCCTGAAAGGGCAGTTGAAATCATAAGCACTGCACTCAAAGGAATTTCTGCCTTTCGGGCCTCAGAGAAAACACCAAAGAAAGAGACCGTCAGCCTCAACAGTTCATACCAGGGGGAAGTAGATgttggctgcaggctgctgaaATTTCTGTCAGgagtagatgtttttttaaacagtacTGGCAAATCAGAGTTGATGCAGTACTTGTTAACAGACTACATCCCAGCAGAGGTCAAACAGCCCTGGCAGAGGTTTCATCAGCAGTTGAAAGGATTACAGAGGAGCTTGGGCCACGCGCTTGAGTGCATTTCTGAAGACCTCAGCTACTTTCAAACTGACATCAGCGAAGAGGTCGAAGAGCTTGATGCAAGAGATCCAGAACAAGTATACAATCCTAGAGAATGGCTGACAAGGAAGAGTGCTGTATATGCTGGATTTTTTTGCGATACATCAGATGAGAGTGACCAAGGAGAAGAAAGCAACAGTGCTGACATCAGTTCACCTGAGAAGCTTTCTGCATTCCAGAGACAGATGAGGACCTATAAGCTTGGTGGAGGAAATTTTACATCCATCCTTTCATTACTTTATGACAAGAACCCGCAGAGGGCAGGAAAAAAACTTGAGACAATAATTGGCATGTACCCAGAAAACCTGACGAGGAATTGCTTGGACCAGAAAGAACTTGCAAACTATATCATTTGCCAGATAGCTCTGAACTGTACTCTACCTGGGTCCTTAAAGCTCATGTCCCTTGAAAAGCTTCAAGATCTCAGCAAGAGATTTATTACAAAGGGGAGAAACATGTCAACAGCAAGTGctctcttccttctttcccttCTGTTTTGGCCTGAGACGAGAAATGAGCTCAATACTGCTGATACTCAGATCTTTTTATCAGCCATCGATGCACTTCAGAAACTCTGCTGGCAAAAAAGCCAAGATGCTTctcagaggaaaagtaaaaTCATGACCCACTTCTTTCTGGCAAAGGCAAAAGGTCTCAACAAGATTGTCCACAGAACTGCCATCGAGAAGCAGATTAAAGGGACTCtaagtgaaagaaaactgaaatggcTTGGAGGGGAAGTATGGAAAACCAAGGAGGTTGTGCAGCTACTGCAACGCGTTGAAGGATGGACAGAAAACGGAGACTTGTTTGTGAAAGGGGGAACCAGAGACAACAAGATTAGGGTCTTTCCTCGTTATTCTGCCTCCTTGCctaatggaaatgaaaatgtcaccttCTACCTTGGCTTTTCATTTGATGGAGTGCTTGCCTTTGACATCCGAGTAATGGAATAA